The stretch of DNA AAATTTGCACCACAACCAAGAATTCTAAATCATCCAAGTACCGGAGGATTTATAAGTCATTGTGGTTGGAATTCAGCAATGGAAAGTATAGATTTTGGGGTTCCTATAGTTGCCATGCCTATGCATCTTGATCAACCAATGAATGCTAGGTTGATCGTAGAATTGGGAGTAGCGGTGGAGATTGTTAGAGATGATGATGGAAAAATTCACAGAGGAGAAATCGCGGAAATTCTTAAAGATGTCATAACAGGGAAAACAGGGAGAAAATTGAGGGCTAAAGTGAGAGATATTAGTAAGAATTTAAAATCTATAAGAGATGAAGAGATGGATGTTGCTGCTCAAGAGCTAATTCAACTTTGTAGGAATACTAAGAAGTGAATCTTatgattcaattaaaaaaataatattgtatgtGAGGTATTTTGCTTATCTTCAAAATATATTGAGGTTGAAATAATGAGAAAAACATAGAACACTATGTAGGATTCAAATTTCCATGTAGGATGCCACGTATCATGcgtatgtctatttgttcaactttatacatgTTTAAGTTTCTAAGCATAAATGTGAGTTGAAGCCAATTTAAAatgcatatttatgtattaggTCTTTAATATAACTagtacaacaataacaacaccATTCTTTGTCCCAAACATTGTTGGGTTGGCTACGTTTATTTCACATAAACATTACATCAACTATAATCAATCAGCATAAATGTCTACCTCAAAGGTTTCCTTGAAAGAATTGGAGAAAGGGGAAGAGTTTTGGACAAATTTGCACCACAACCAAGAATTCTAAATCATTCGAGTACCGGAGGATTGCTAAAGATGATGATGGGAAAATTCACAGAGGATTTGGCTATGTTTATTTCACATAAACATTACATCAACTATAATCAATCAGCATAAATGTCTACCTCAACGGAATTATCTAACAAAGCTATTGAATCAGACGAAAATGTCGTAGAACTTCCCATGATCTGATGAACAATCGGTTCAGATTGAAGAGGCTGAGGAGGTACTTCTAGCACTTCAACTTCGCCTTCAAGCATTTCTACTACTTTACTCATAGAAGGGCGTTGTATTGGATTTGTTTGTATGCACCATAATGCAACTAAACTCAGCTTTCTAGCCATCTTCTTTTCATCATCATTCGCTTCTTCATCCACCAAAATCTCTTTCCCTTTGTTGAACTTATCGTAAATATTATAAGGAAAGTATTGGCTGGAATTCTCTTCATTTGCAACTTCATTTCTCTTCAAGTCCAACATTTCCATTAGCAGCATTCCGAAGCTGTAAACATCAGCTTTGTATGAGATTGCTCCAATGCTTCTGCTGATCAGCTCTGGAGCAACATATCCAATCGTTCCACGAGCAGCTGTGAGAGTGACAATGCTCTTATCTGTTGGATATAATTTCGCAAGCCCAAAGTCAGAAATCTTTGGAATGAAATTCTCATCCAAAAGAATGTTGTGTGGCTTGATGTCAAAATGCAAAATTCGTACATCACAGCCTCGATGCAAATACCCGATTCCTCGAGCCACTCCAAGAATAATGTCATACTTCCTTTGCCAACTTAACAGAGGACTTCCTTCTTGATCAGTGCTGATGTACTTATCAAGTGATCCATTGGGCATGAAGTCGTATACAAGAGCACACTTTGTTCCCTCAACGCAATACCCCACGAGTCCAACCACGTTGACATGATGAATCCTTCCGATGGTAGCTACTTCATTCATGAAATCTTGCCCACCGGCTTTAGGCTTGCTCAACATCTTCACTGCTACATCCCTTCTACTTTGAAGCTTTCCTTTGTACACAGTTCCGTAACCCCCCTCGC from Solanum stenotomum isolate F172 unplaced genomic scaffold, ASM1918654v1 scaffold30050, whole genome shotgun sequence encodes:
- the LOC125851785 gene encoding rust resistance kinase Lr10-like is translated as MDSLLKYVTISSKYFSCASPFHHGLLQWISEITLSLRQLFVLYLEAKFVIGLPLVIAFLVYKFKKRHLSMYDTIEGFLQTQNNFMPIRYNYSNIKRMTRGFKEKLGEGGYGTVYKGKLQSRRDVAVKMLSKPKAGGQDFMNEVATIGRIHHVNVVGLVGYCVEGTKCALVYDFMPNGSLDKYISTDQEGSPLLSWQRKYDIILGVARGIGYLHRGCDVRILHFDIKPHNILLDENFIPKISDFGLAKLYPTDKSIVTLTAARGTIGYVAPELISRSIGAISYKADVYSFGMLLMEMLDLKRNEVANEENSSQYFPYNIYDKFNKGKEILVDEEANDDEKKMARKLSLVALWCIQTNPIQRPSMSKVVEMLEGEVEVLEVPPQPLQSEPIVHQIMGSSTTFSSDSIALLDNSVEVDIYAD